A genomic window from Fusarium falciforme chromosome 2, complete sequence includes:
- a CDS encoding uncharacterized protein (Related to het-6-heterokaryon incompatibility protein [Fusarium fujikuroi]) — MNVPTSLYSPGSLGDHAKVTGRSVGEKRAAEDISVSPRPTKSSRLEGTTTGLSGRTFSDGEPEDSAGGRYGPSSPQAMGPARYVFSELPDNEPEAFRILELQPGRWCDRLRCSIITKTITTAPPFEALSYTWKQTDHDEGDYESPCEYENEDKDENEGDEHVDVLGDNGSGHSGEHGIANDSDDGDGAYLTIDCHNGWLPIGRGLFNALRRLRSRTEKRLLWVDQICIDQQNIQERSKQVQIMRHIYAAAEKALLWTGEEKWWTQGALDIFDKIYNKYITTYLKPIDGTYLSELASAVLQHGIHPDDYLRVFDELLFEGWDFAGMDHPALPSVTDVLDLPLRIPPWGGVVDFFTRPVFRRVWIIQEICVAREVTVVCGGFQMPWAMASTVASLIIKLAWVRNNTELFTMLSSSIGLETLGAIDHLRRRRISFHLGWTGRLWSTRGYASLADEFEATDPRDKVYAILGILTKDIQEGQLLITPDYTQGVLPIFRNFAKAVLSRQPKLDLLYYVFEQPLRTILDLPSWVPDFSCSQCRTERLSTSEYLAAGTSDADIQWADSAEQDVMMPLACYIGTIRAIVNTGDGQISDEFQRFRLWTDFAARSLDNGYPTGEDVISVFWRTCVAGLSEDGKFPATPESFSRFSWCWRKIFDGNDNSVRHCHNQILSSIHHQIELNGSEEDGPDDISSMRWIKPLTGSRLYITNRGYLGLCSPCSAEGDAVFIFSGGPVPFILRRHEPKTPDAEEMFSLIGSTYIHGFMSGEALSQEGFAWKRIRVQ, encoded by the coding sequence ATGAACGTTCCGACTTCCCTCTATAGTCCTGGCAGCCTTGGAGACCATGCAAAAGTAACAGGCCGGTCGGTTGGAGAAAAGAGAGCCGCTGAGGATATTTCGGTCAGCCCGAGACCGACAAAATCCAGTCGGTTAGAAGGAACCACGACAGGGCTTTCAGGTAGAACGTTTTCGGACGGTGAACCGGAGGACAGTGCTGGAGGCCGCTATGGACCCAGTAGTCCTCAAGCCATGGGGCCGGCCAGATATGTATTCAGTGAACTCCCCGACAACGAACCCGAAGCGTTCCGCATTCTGGAACTCCAACCAGGCCGGTGGTGCGACCGGCTTCGCTGCTCCATCATAACGAAGACAATAACGACCGCTCCTCCCTTCGAAGCCCTCTCCTATACTTGGAAGCAAACGGACCACGATGAAGGCGATTATGAATCTCCGTGTGAGTATGAGaacgaggacaaggacgagaatgAGGGCGATGAACATGTCGACGTGCTTGGAGACAATGGCTCCGGACACAGCGGCGAGCACGGTATTGCGAATGATAGcgacgatggagatggtgcTTACCTGACCATTGACTGTCATAATGGTTGGCTTCCGATCGGTCGTGGACTGTTCAATGCACTGCGGCGGTTGCGGTCTCGAACAGAGAAGAGACTCCTCTGGGTTGATCAAATATGCATCGACCAGCAAAACATACAAGAAAGATCCAAACAGGTCCAGATTATGCGCCACATATATGCCGCTGCGGAAAAGGCTCTTCTCTGGACAGGCGAGGAAAAATGGTGGACGCAGGGGGCCTTGGATATTTTCGACAAGATATACAACAAATACATCACGACCTACTTGAAGCCCATAGACGGGACCTACCTTTCGGAGTTAGCGAGTGCTGTGTTGCAGCACGGGATCCATCCGGACGATTACCTCCGAGTGTTTGATGAGTTACTCTTTGAGGGTTGGGACTTCGCGGGGATGGACCACCCTGCCTTGCCGAGCGTTACTGATGTGCTTGACCTTCCGTTGCGGATACCCCCATGGGGAGGGGTAGTCGACTTCTTCACTCGACCCGTTTTCAGAAGGGTATGGATCATCCAAGAAATTTGTGTTGCTCGGGAGGTCACTGTCGTTTGTGGGGGGTTCCAAATGCCTTGGGCTATGGCGTCGACAGTAGCGAGCCTCATTATTAAATTGGCATGGGTACGCAACAACACGGAGCTTTTCACCatgctcagcagcagcatcggcTTGGAGACTTTGGGGGCAATTGACCATTTGAGAAGGCGACGCATAAGTTTTCATCTCGGGTGGACCGGCCGCCTCTGGAGCACCAGGGGCTACGCCAGTTTGGCGGACGAATTCGAGGCTACCGATCCGAGAGACAAGGTATACGCGATACTGGGAATCTTGACAAAGGATATTCAAGAAGGTCAGCTGTTAATAACTCCCGACTACACACAAGGAGTTCTACCAATATTCCGGAATTTTGCGAAAGCTGTTCTGTCTCGCCAGCCAAAGTTAGACCTCCTCTACTACGTGTTCGAGCAACCTTTACGGACGATATTGGACTTGCCATCATGGGTCCCAGACTTTAGCTGCTCTCAATGCCGTACCGAACGGCTCTCGACGTCAGAATATCTTGCTGCTGGTACATCTGACGCCGACATACAGTGGGCAGACTCGGCTGAACAAGATGTTATGATGCCTTTAGCCTGCTATATTGGTACCATTAGGGCAATAGTTAACACGGGAGATGGACAGATATCTGACGAGTTCCAAAGATTTAGATTATGGACGGACTTTGCGGCAAGATCCCTAGACAATGGATATCCTACTGGCGAAGATGTTATCTCGGTCTTCTGGCGCACTTGTGTTGCGGGTCTCTCTGAAGATGGCAAGTTCCCGGCAACACCAGAGTCATTCAGTCGGTTCTCCTGGTGCTGGCGCAAAATCTTTGACGGAAACGACAACAGCGTTCGCCATTGTCACAATCAGATACTGTCTTCAATTCACCATCAGATCGAACTAAATGGAAGCGAAGAAGACGGGCCGGACGATATTTCGTCAATGAGATGGATCAAGCCGCTAACAGGAAGCCGTCTTTACATCACCAATCGCGGTTATCTTGGCCTCTGCTCCCCTTGCTCTGCCGAGGGAGATGCTGTCTTTATCTTTTCAGGTGGCCCTGTACCTTTCATTCTTCGACGACATGAGCCAAAGACGCCTGACGCGGAAGAGATGTTTTCACTCATTGGGTCTACATACATCCATGGATTCATGTCAGGTGAGGCTTTGTCGCAGGAAGGCTTTGCATGGAAGAGGATCCGAGTTCAATAA
- a CDS encoding Methyltransf-25 domain-containing protein gives MSSAPNLTATEHFNKTAAKYEATTGGGTRELGQHAISLIAGLKPLTSESKILDNACGTGIVTDIILQSGIQPEIHAVDGAENMVSIARDRFSSHPNVHAAVMTGEELSFPDDTFTHSITNLGLMFFTDADKGAREIARTLHPDGVAVVTGWAMMGHIKIIQEVQAQIRPDDTPFKLPVPDIWLDPEHTKAVLSGAGLDVQVSTARDVHLGGETADGIADLLTQAFGSKAFGSWSEEEKDKAAGLMKKIVRERAVPFTRPSGSGVGIKLTGTIFVARRGSGRVLAI, from the coding sequence ATGTCGTCCGCTCCCAACTTGACCGCCACCGAGCACTTCAACAAGACTGCGGCCAAGTACGAGGCCACCACTGGCGGAGGCACCCGCGAACTCGGGCAGCATGCCATCTCCCTCATCGCGGGCCTGAAGCCCCTGACGTCCGAGTCCAAGATCCTCGACAACGCATGCGGCACCGGCATCGTGACTGACATCATCCTTCAGTCCGGCATCCAGCCCGAGATCCACGCCGTCGACGGGGCGGAGAACATGGTCAGCATCGCCAGGGACCGGTTCTCCTCCCACCCCAACGTCCACGCGGCCGTCATGACCGGCGAGGAGCTCTCCTTCCCCGACGACACCTTCACCCACTCCATCACGAACCTCGGGCTCATGTTCTTCACCGACGCCGACAAGGGCGCCCGAGAGATCGCGCGCACACTTCACCCCGATGGAGTGGCCGTCGTCACCGGCTGGGCGATGATGGGACACATCAAGATCATTCAGGAGGTCCAGGCGCAGATCCGTCCTGACGATACGCCGTTCAAGCTGCCCGTCCCTGACATCTGGCTCGACCCCGAGCATACCAAGGCCGTGCTGTCGGGTGCCGGGCTCGACGTGCAAGTCAGTACTGCGCGTGACGTGCACCTGGGCGGCGAGACGGCCGACGGGATCGCTGATCTTCTGACCCAGGCGTTCGGCTCGAAGGCATTTGGGTCTTGgagcgaggaggaaaaggatAAGGCCGCTgggttgatgaagaagattgTGAGGGAGCGGGCCGTTCCGTTCACCAGACCCTCGGGCTCTGGCGTCGGTATCAAGCTGACGGGAACTATCTTTGTTGCGCGTAGGGGATCTGGGCGTGTACTAGCTATATGA